The DNA region ggcaattaataaatcactaTTCAATTAATtatgtacatatataaataagttttatcaagaaaaaattaaaattgcATATTAAGGGAaatgaatttattcattGACCAACAGGTAGttaataaatgtatattaattttttgtctATAAAAACTAGCTAAAATATCAATTAAGAAATTTATCTTCGTACACAATGTTACCAAAGCCAATCATGAATTTTTAGATAAataatcaataaaaaaaaaaaaataagaatttttttttttaacattttggttttgtaaataaagatattattttaatatttatttttatttttgaaaaagaaaaagatttaagaaaatttttttatatattttttttggagagaaaaatatatgacatttttaaaaaaattaacgaATTTAAAAATCAATGATTTTTAAGGATGTATAAACTTAAGTGAAAGACGTCATCTTTAATCAAAGATATTATGtatgtatttttatgtaaGAAGTTTATTATATGTTAATTATTGAAgacttataaattattaaataattactttatcatcatttttatGCAGCTTCACTAAAAGGAAAAGCATAAaccaataaaaatattaaacatattataaaaatgctctttattacaATGTTCATTCAATGCCTTCGCAAAATCATTAAATGGGAAAGTAATAAACCAgcaggcaattaataaatcaataactggttaataaaaggtattattaaccttttgtagcatgctaagctagttgctagttgtatacgtacaagttagccatgcactgacgctagtcctatatatataaaaaaaaaaaaaaataaagttatttttttttgtttgtttatttagatatatatacatctttgtaattaaaaaaaaaaaaaaattaatatatttttttttttggggagTTTTGAaagttatgttatgttatgttataatatgttttaatttttagtgtaaataaaaattaaaagaaagaaatgttaactcattaaaaacttaagagataagaNttgaaataacattgaatatcataaaattttgacttaataaattgttataaattgtttgtatgtaattaattaaaagaagatattaattctttgtaaataacaACTCATTTATagctgttaataggtttattaaaagatgcagtaaaatttaacttcaattaaatattatgcatcataagaaaacagtatatatatatatatataataaaaacgaatatatatgcataaacgtatacttagttatacatgctctttattaatttgtttgcttaatactctagcaaagtcattaaacgggcaattaataaatcaataacataaacattatactttttatacattaatttttttatcttttgatTAAAAATTAACAGTATTTCAATTCCAAAACCtcatacaaaaataaaaaaataaattaaatttttttttaaattacaaagttATATGAAagcaaaataaataaaaaaatatatagcaatgtatacatttaatttttttttttttctttaactGAAATCAGGGGATAATTGACTTGTAGGCTAACTTTATTATAAAAGGACAAAacaccttttattaaccaaacagccaattaataaatcacacatggaaaattttttttttataaattcacTAAAAaatcacttttttttataaattcaccaaaaaatcatttttttttaaatatgtatttttattgtatttcaTTTTCAGTAAACTCTAAAAGCCTTTGGTTGGCATAATATAATGCAAGCAAAATACTTCCTATTctagtctttttttttttaggattAGTTTTATCTTCACTTTCATATGTTATTTTACAAATGAAATGTAAAATTGATGAaattctatttattttatctactAAATGGCTTGATACTTTAATACGttttatttcatcttttGTAGTAACAAATAAATGtaatctttttatattaagcTTAATATTTTCCATTctacatttttctttttctatttgagaaattaaatttaattggtgctctttatttaaaattttttttgttttatatgaaatatatttccTTGCTCTCAATGAATTCATATTATATAATGATCTACGTACTTCCATAATAATGGTTAACTGTCTCTTAGTAAATAAACCTCCGATTAATTTCATAAGGATCTCataaagagaaaataaatgATCTGCATAATTTTCGTTACTTATTAAATCATCAAAGGACATTCcttccttatttttttcatttaaatttacattaaaaatttcaGATGCTTCATTATGGATGCATGAAATACAACTTTCTTCctctaataaaaaatcataaatTGCTtctaaagaattttttttataaggaTTATTCATGTAAggttttaatttttccatattttttgcgttttcttttttaaaaaaatgaaaaataactTCTACTATTATACTATGGtttttatatgataaattcaattttttcaaaatatagtCCATTTTAACCAAATTATTTCTAATAGTTGCATTTATCGATATATAAAGACTAGACATAATCTTTTGAGTCTCACAAAAATAACTACGATCTACTAATATAAATCCATCTTTAATTGATTTTTCTGCACGTTCTATTAATTCATCCATGCGTTGAAATAATCCAAAAATACGTTTACAGACTTCTAATGACTGAATaagtgaaaaagaaaataatttattgtaTATGAATTTATCCATAACATCTgattttaaatgatataagTCCCGCAAAAATCTATGCTCATTGGCTAAATCCTCAAAAATTTCTAAAAtttgctttatttttttatgtatttcttTTCTATTAAATTCATGGCTCGTTTCATGATTAAATGACAAAATACTTCTATTAATGCTTTTTactaatttttcttcttttatattttcatcataGTATTCTCTTATTACTCTTAAGTCAGAAggattcattttttttatttcctcaGTTATAATCTCTCTTAATAGCAAAATGTTtatgttcatttttttttctatattattatatgtaCTTTTATTGTCATCGTCTAATATATCTCTTAATTTTTGTAAACTTAGAACTACACTATCTGGTAAACAGTTAATTTgcattttgaaaatatttgaaatagAAGAAACAAGATCATCACCAATTTGATTATaagcataatttttttttgatttaatgcatatattttcttcaatatTCTGATCACCTAAATTATCAATATCTTCGTAATTTCTCttctttcctttttttttgcGTGACGGCGTGTTATCACTATTGATATTCATACTAggactaaaaataaaataatagtattatatatatataatattcaagataaaaaaaaatttgtcaGATGCTCAAAGAAATGAATACTTGATATCAGGTAAATCAATAGAGAAATTTTGTTCTCCAAACATATTTTCTTCACGAATTTGTTCatcaattttttcttcatttttttcatttctcaTGCATTCTTCTGATATTTGTTCAATTTCCTCTACTGAGCTCATATCTTTATTATCGTTAATAGCTTTAGCAGgtctataaaaatatatatatatatatacatacatacatatgaacatatttaattaaaacaagAAACTTTATATgtgaaaatatttaaaaaaatcgTGATTCATAGAAAAATTAGGAACAATAAATACTGTATGCATGAAAATAATCAAGAGGATCTGTACTTTTCTGTAGGAGAATCAACAGGAATAATTTGTAATTTATcatattcttcattttttacaCTTCTTGGGATCGTTAAACTGCTAGTAGTGGGAAGCACATTTTCATAACTAATAGAAGGATATtgactaaaaaaaaagaaattatatatatatatataaaatattaaataaaaatgaaacattTTCCATATAAAGACATATTAATATACTCTTCTAGGAGTAGCTCAAGGAATCCCCCTTTCAAATAAATGGGAGTTCCTGATGAATAATCTAAAATAGATTGTGGATTATATAAATCATTATGTTTTTGATCTTTTGTATCCATTAAACTTATGTTAAAACACCGTGTTTCAGTATGAACAGTTGAGTTTTcactaaaaataaatcatattACATCTACATATAACCTtcaattaaaatgaaaaattaagttaaaataaataaaaattatatactaTTCAAGAGGTAAATCTAAAGGTTGTGTATGAGAATCTGGTAATGCACTTAGAATTTCACCTAAGGAATTTTGTATTTCAACAGAGTCTTCATGTTCTACATTTTCTGTATTCATTAAATTGTTTACACTAAATAGTTTTTCATGAGTAGCATCAATTGTGTAATCACTAAAAATAAATCGTTTTACATATAGATATAACTCTCagttaaaatgaaaaattaagctaaaatatataaaaaaatatatacctTTCAAAAGATGGATAGAAAGGTTTAATTAACGAATCCATTAACGAACATTGTACTTCATCTAAAATATTTGTTATATCACATGACTCACTTTTCTCTAAATTTATTGTGTCAACTAAACCCATGCTAAAAGGGTAATCTTCATTATCAGAATGtgaattttttctaaaataaacaaaaaaaatatatacaagcataaaacattaaattaatataaaaaataatatatgtgAAAATATTCCAAAGATAATATACTCTTCTATAAAGAAATGACTAGATATGTTTTCTAAATCAAGAATTTCATCTTGTTCTATATTTACTGTATCAATAGAATTTCCAGTATTAGGAAAGTTATTTCTTGTATGAATATTTGAATATATtctatgaataaaaaaattatgtgaatatgtaatatttaattaaaatatatgctttttcaaatgaaaatatcGAACAATTATATACTCTTCTAAAGATAAATCTGGGTTTCCCTCTTGTGGTTCTTGTGAAATGcaaatattaattaataaaaaatattgcaaggaataaaaaaaaaatatatataacattttcTAATTGAATTtgtcataattattttttgcataaattaaaaaaatataaagaaaatttattattgatACAGTAAAATTTAGTTACACCTCTAATATAATATGCATTATGTTTtaacttaatttttaaataaaaatacattttttttttttatatccaCAGAATTGAAAAAGTATTAGTATAATATATCTTATatgttattataattttataaatgattagattttcattaaaaaaatatcaaaatattatgtttttgtattaaaaattaggcataaatatttgtatatatcaaattatatttaagttatatttttcaattaaatattatgattCTAATACTTAAAAACATGTTCAAACatttgaataaaaatgaattgcctatttttatttattaatacattTGTGTGACAAATTACGATAAGTTTAATAAGTCATATTGTTGAAATAAAAAACgcttatttaaataatatttaaagttCTCTTTTGTTCTTTCCTTATTTTACTATATAAAAACTTATATACCAAGTAAAAtacaataaattttttttttttttgtgtacatgctgtataaaaaaaaagaactatcgttttattttattttttattgtatatatgATTTGTTAATTGcacgtttaatgactttgctaaagtattaaacaaacaaatttataaagatcatgtataactaaatatatgaatttatatatatatatatatatatacttattttattatatatataatagctatttataatgtaaaatatttatattattgttttattaattggtcatttaatgactttgctagagtattaaacaaacaaattaataaagagcattgtataactaaatatacgcttatatatatatattagtttttttaattattataaatgagtttttatttacaaagaattacttattcttttaattaaaaacatacagataaactataataattaataaagtcaaaattttattatattcaatgttatttcaaaatatacattgaataatacataaccattttttttatctctttaaatttttaataagttaacatttcttcttttaatttttaaaacactaaaaaaaattaaaacacaacataaaaaaaaataattttcgaccaaccaaaaaaaatatttttttatattttttttttttaattacaaagatgtatatgaataaaaataaacaaacaaaaaaaaataactttatttatttttttttttttttttttattattaactagTATCAGtacatggctaacttgtacgtacacaagtagtaaactagcttagtgtactacaaaaggttaataactaatttttttaaccaatattacaaaaagttaattatatttttttactaacaaatattataaatattactatatataataaaaataggtatatatatatatatatatataaatccttatatttagttaaacatgctctttattaatttgtttgttcaatACTCTAACAAAGTCATTGAgaaggcaattaataaatcataaaGCTTAAATTAGACATATTTGTAGACATCTCATGCTTTAACTAGTCTTATgtaataaatacaaaaaaattgaagGGTTTAACAGAATAAAAATTCCAAAAATGACAcgaaaattaaatgaaaattccTTATAGAATTACTTAAAATGGTTCCAAGTTTTTGAGAGtatagtaaaaattaaaggaTTAACTAAGAGTTAAACAtgaatgataataaaatggttattataaagaatatattaaagaaatataattgaCTTGTCAATggatggttaataaaagtatatattaaCTTGGATGTATTATTAACAGAGTTACATATTCATTGAGATGTTCCAAATTAATGAAAgttaaaaattcataaaatatgAATTGTTTTAAAATTTGTAAATATTGAAATCAAAAAtgcattattttttctttatatgaatatatttattttttttgttattatttttacataattatttaagcATTATATGTatagtaataattttaaataaaaaggagGATATTATTGATTAACTGCTTGCTCAaagactttgctagagtactgaacaaacaaattaataaagaacatgtataattaaatatacgtttatatatataatgttttcttatgatgcataatatttaatttgaatattaaattttactgcatcttttaatagatatgttaaactgttataaaaaagttcttatttacaaagaatcagtttattctttta from Plasmodium relictum strain SGS1 genome assembly, contig: PRELSG_00_v1_28, whole genome shotgun sequence includes:
- a CDS encoding fam-j protein, whose protein sequence is MLYIFFFYSLQYFLLINICISQEPQEGNPDLSLEEIYSNIHTRNNFPNTGNSIDTVNIEQDEILDLENISSHFFIEEKNSHSDNEDYPFSMGLVDTINLEKSESCDITNILDEVQCSLMDSLIKPFYPSFESDYTIDATHEKLFSVNNLMNTENVEHEDSVEIQNSLGEILSALPDSHTQPLDLPLEYENSTVHTETRCFNISLMDTKDQKHNDLYNPQSILDYSSGTPIYLKGGFLELLLEDQYPSISYENVLPTTSSLTIPRSVKNEEYDKLQIIPVDSPTEKPAKAINDNKDMSSVEEIEQISEECMRNEKNEEKIDEQIREENMFGEQNFSIDLPDINPSMNINSDNTPSRKKKGKKRNYEDIDNLGDQNIEENICIKSKKNYAYNQIGDDLVSSISNIFKMQINCLPDSVVLSLQKLRDILDDDNKSTYNNIEKKMNINILLLREIITEEIKKMNPSDLRVIREYYDENIKEEKLVKSINRSILSFNHETSHEFNRKEIHKKIKQILEIFEDLANEHRFLRDLYHLKSDVMDKFIYNKLFSFSLIQSLEVCKRIFGLFQRMDELIERAEKSIKDGFILVDRSYFCETQKIMSSLYISINATIRNNLVKMDYILKKLNLSYKNHSIIVEVIFHFFKKENAKNMEKLKPYMNNPYKKNSLEAIYDFLLEEESCISCIHNEASEIFNVNLNEKNKEGMSFDDLISNENYADHLFSLYEILMKLIGGLFTKRQLTIIMEVRRSLYNMNSLRARKYISYKTKKILNKEHQLNLISQIEKEKCRMENIKLNIKRLHLFVTTKDEIKRIKVSSHLVDKINRISSILHFICKITYESEDKTNPKKKKTRIGSILLALYYANQRLLEFTENEIQ